A single genomic interval of Gossypium raimondii isolate GPD5lz chromosome 11, ASM2569854v1, whole genome shotgun sequence harbors:
- the LOC105761535 gene encoding FAS1 domain-containing protein SELMODRAFT_448915-like, protein MATHTILTMFALLMAAHFKSISSTNLPPKDDQDLRLAMEEMQKANYFTFVMLLNMLPLDPKFLANVTFLMPNDRMLSKTVIPENAVSNFLHRHSIPSPLIFEHLLYIPTGSILPSLMPEYLMNVSNGGGRRSFVLNNVKIISPNICTIGSSIRCHGIDGVLNPESNISLHTCSNTMVPVPPPPSSVAPPPLLPPPPPSPVPFFSSPEDDFPVPAPLPADSSQHISGSSKLSLGRKVLKSMATILVPLMIGVSI, encoded by the coding sequence ATGGCAACTCACACAATACTCACAATGTTTGCTCTCCTAATGGCAGCACACTTCAAATCAATATCTTCAACAAACCTTCCACCAAAGGACGACCAAGATCTCCGTCTAGCCATGGAAGAGATGCAAAAAGCCAATTACTTCACCTTTGTAATGTTGCTCAACATGTTGCCCCTCGACCCAAAGTTCCTTGCTAACGTAACTTTTTTAATGCCCAATGATCGGATGTTGTCAAAAACGGTAATACCAGAGAACGCGGTTTCCAACTTCTTGCATCGTCATTCAATCCCTTCACCGTTAATTTTCGAGCATCTTTTATATATCCCGACGGGTTCGATTCTTCCCAGTTTAATGCCAGAGTACTTGATGAATGTCTCGAATGGCGGTGGTCGAAGAAGTTTCGTCCTCAATAATGTTAAAATCATTAGCCCGAATATATGTACTATCGGATCGTCCATCCGGTGCCATGGTATCGATGGGGTGTTAAACCCCGAAAGTAATATATCTCTACATACTTGCTCTAACACCATGGTTCCTGTACCACCACCACCTTCTTCGGTGGCCCCACCACCTCTATTGCCACCACCACCTCCATCACCAGTCCCATTTTTTTCTTCCCCTGAAGATGATTTTCCAGTGCCTGCCCCATTACCTGCTGATAGTAGCCAACATATTTCTGGGTCTTCAAAGTTATCATTAGGTAGAAAAGTGTTGAAATCAATGGCTACCATTTTGGTACCTCTAATGATTGGTGTTTCCATTTGA
- the LOC105761532 gene encoding uncharacterized protein LOC105761532: MIFTTPHCFFSCSTSLPFSLSKKPSFFLSKKPRLSTWVSSRIRSSSLCTASLITSPDSFEVGRLIGSYGFMNVTSYSGFQSGADLEFSSGDLGQLRVQDVGEGSVKIRLYEGRIAQGPFKGTPVIFKVYPGQRAAGIEADMMAANELNAHAFLQSSSEGISKNLLLLLGGFETKTGEQWLAFRDNGKYSAADFAKATSEKISRARSLQEKPWNPFEQEQAFKRRTYFVIRLFQGAMNGLAYMHNHERLHQSLGPASVILNTIVERDAVYLVPKLRDLAFSVDISFSSLEEGPSTFSEDLWRRASSAGAFTPMERRSFGIADDIYEAGLLFAYLAFVPFCEAGIMDGFSLQRLLESTFKLDVMATREYCLADDRLLEAVKFLDLGDAAGWELLQAMLNPDFRKRPIAEAVANHRFLTANVL; the protein is encoded by the exons ATGATCTTTACCACACCCCATTGCTTCTTCTCTTGTTCTACTTCTCTTCCTTTTTCCCTTTCTAAAAAACCCAGTTTTTTCCTTTCGAAAAAACCGCGATTGAGCACCTGGGTGAGTAGTCGAATTCGGTCGAGTTCACTCTGTACAGCGAGTCTTATTACCAGTCCTGACTCATTCGAAGTTGGGAGACTAATTGGTAGCTATGGTTTCATGAATGTTACTAG ctATTCAGGGTTCCAGTCAGGGGCTGATCTTGAATTTTCATCTGGAGATTTGGGGCAATTGAGAGTTCAAGATGTTGGAGAAGGGAGTGTAAAAATCAG GCTTTATGAAGGAAGAATAGCTCAGGGTCCATTTAAAGGCACACCAGTGATCTTTAAG GTTTATCCGGGACAACGAGCTGCTGGTATTGAGGCTGATATGATGGCGGCCAATGAACTCAATGCCCATGCTTTCCTCCAG AGCAGTTCCGAAGGTATAAGTAAGAATCTTCTATTACTTCTTGGTGGATTTGAGACAAAAACAGGAGAGCAG TGGCTAGCCTTCCGTGACAATGGTAAATATAGTGCGGCTGACTTTGCAAAAGCAACTAGTGAGAAAATATCGAGAGCCCGTTCTCTACAAGAAAAGCCTTGGAATCCTTTTGAGCAAGAGCAAGCGTTTAAGCGCAGAACATACTTTGTCATTAGGTTATTTCAGGGTGCTATGAATGGTTTAGCCTACATGCATAATCATGAAAGATTACACCAGAGTCTTGGACCGGCTTCTGTTATACTCAa TACAATAGTAGAAAGAGATGCCGTTTATTTGGTTCCAAAGCTTCGAGATCTAGCCTTTTCTGTTGACATCAG CTTTTCATCGTTGGAAGAAGGTCCTAGCACATTCTCAGAGGATCTTTGGAGAAGGGCATCATCTGCCGGTGCATTTACACCTATGGAGAGAAGATCCTTCGGAATTGCGGATGACAT ATACGAAGCAGGTCTTCTTTTTGCATACTTGGCTTTTGTTCCATTTTGTGAAGCAGGGATCATGGATGGCTTTTCTTTGCAA CGGCTTTTGGAAAGCACTTTCAAACTTGATGTCATGGCTACAAGAGA GTATTGTTTGGCAGATGACCGGTTGTTAGAAGCTGTCAAATTTCTAGATCTGGGTGATGCTGCTGGTTGGGAACTACTTCAG GCAATGCTGAATCCCGACTTTCGAAAACGGCCAATAGCAGAAGCTGTTGCTAATCACCGGTTCCTGACTGCTAATGTTCTTTGA
- the LOC105761531 gene encoding protein EXORDIUM-like 6 encodes MSSFPIRIISLALFSISFLPSLNNGQLARHSVLTRAKIVYHGGPILIETINVALIWYGNVSLNKKEAIANFLKSLNTDGDFSLQPQVTKWWKMVESYQAMLPGAKHDEVPKIIVNVAKQINDTSYKYGRNLTIGDFIPKIVKEHTKEAKNMLPIIITAKDVNMEGVCTKTCAYNGIVGNITLYIILGNPELECPRKCEWPFTQIDSGPKSILFLQPPNLDKAADAMVIALATTLADTVTNPLNTGFYDGPPKNSIGAGTACKAIFGSGAFPGNPGKVHIDAHTGGSFNAHGIKDQKFLLPAIWNPKTSSCWTLM; translated from the exons ATGTCTTCTTTTCCAATCCGAATCATCTCTCTTGCCCTCTTCTCCATCTCCTTCCTTCCTTCCCTAAACAACGGTCAATTGGCCAGGCATTCCGTCCTAACACGAGCGAAAATCGTCTACCACGGTGGCCCTATCCTCATCGAAACCATCAACGTAGCCCTCATTTGGTACGGCAACGTATCTCTCAACAAAAAAGAAGCCATcgccaattttttaaaatcgttgAACACCGATGGCGATTTCAGCCTCCAACCTCAAGTCACAAAATGGTGGAAAATGGTGGAAAGCTACCAAGCCATGTTGCCCGGAGCTAAACATGATGAAGTCCCTAAAATCATTGTGAATGTGGCTAAACAAATCAATGATACTTCCTATAAGTATGGGAGGAATTTGACCATTGGTGATTTTATTCCAAAAATTGTTAAAGAACACACAAAGGAAGCGAAAAACATGCTTCCCATTATAATTACTGCAAAGGATGTCAATATGGAAGGAGTTTGCACTAAAACATGTGCCTATAATGGAATCGTCG GTAACATTACACTATACATCATACTCGGGAATCCGGAACTCGAGTGCCCTAGAAAATGTGAATGGCCTTTCACCCAGATTGATTCTGGTCCAAAGTCCATTTTGTTCTTACAACCACCAAACCTGGACAAGGCAGCAGATGCAATGGTGATTGCCTTGGCGACAACGTTGGCCGATACGGTCACTAACCCTCTAAACACCGGCTTCTACGACGGACCTCCTAAGAATTCTATCGGTGCCGGCACGGCTTGCAAAGCCATCTTCGGCAGTGGCGCTTTCCCGGGCAACCCCGGAAAGGTCCATATTGATGCCCACACTGGTGGAAGCTTCAATGCTCACGGAATTAAGGATCAAAAGTTTTTACTTCCGGCAATTTGGAACCCTAAAACTTCTTCATGTTGGACTCTCATGTAA